The following are from one region of the Rhodopirellula sp. P2 genome:
- a CDS encoding phosphatidylserine decarboxylase produces MDEIVYHDRYTGEDRIEKVYGDKALRWTYGTIAGRLSLTLVVKRTLFSHWYGWRMDQPKTREKIAPFIKEYELDSDEFVRDVDEFANFNEFFFRKLKPEARPIDAAADSVVFPADGRHLCIPDLSKCEGLFVKGEMFDLPTLLQDSALADRYASGSLLLSRLCPVDYHRFHFPASGVPSESRLINGPLYSVNPIALRQNIHILTSNKRCLTQLETESFGTVLLLEIGATCVGSIQQTYSPGETISKGDEKGYFRFGGSSTMVLFEPGRIQFDADLIENSRQHRELYARMGDHLGTRTQ; encoded by the coding sequence ATGGATGAAATCGTCTATCACGACCGATACACCGGCGAAGACCGCATCGAAAAGGTGTATGGCGACAAGGCATTGCGATGGACGTACGGCACCATTGCCGGACGTCTTTCGCTTACGCTGGTCGTGAAACGAACGTTGTTCTCGCACTGGTACGGTTGGCGAATGGACCAACCGAAAACACGCGAGAAGATCGCTCCGTTCATCAAGGAGTATGAACTGGACTCGGATGAGTTTGTCCGCGACGTGGACGAGTTTGCCAATTTCAACGAGTTCTTTTTTCGAAAGCTGAAACCGGAAGCTCGTCCGATTGATGCGGCTGCCGACTCGGTGGTCTTCCCCGCCGACGGCCGTCACCTTTGCATTCCCGACCTATCAAAATGCGAAGGGCTGTTTGTCAAAGGCGAGATGTTTGATCTGCCAACGCTCCTGCAAGATTCCGCCCTCGCCGACCGCTACGCGAGCGGCAGCCTGCTGCTTTCCCGATTGTGCCCCGTCGACTATCACCGCTTTCACTTCCCTGCCTCCGGCGTGCCCAGTGAAAGCCGTCTGATCAACGGACCACTCTATTCCGTCAATCCAATTGCCTTGCGTCAGAACATTCACATCCTGACCAGCAACAAACGCTGCCTCACGCAGCTCGAGACGGAATCTTTCGGAACAGTGCTGTTGCTTGAAATCGGCGCCACCTGTGTTGGCAGCATCCAACAGACTTACTCGCCCGGTGAAACCATCTCCAAGGGCGACGAAAAAGGCTACTTCCGATTCGGTGGTTCCTCGACCATGGTCCTGTTCGAACCCGGCCGCATCCAATTCGACGCGGACCTCATTGAAAACTCTCGCCAACATCGCGAACTCTACGCTCGCATGGGCGACCATTTGGGAACACGCACCCAATGA
- a CDS encoding DUF3472 domain-containing protein has product MISRPVFQPLLISLVTLLTSQGLSSAKEWSVPVGGNAFRTQPEPGGRSMRRGGSLRLRDSSEVHSVYFHVNDAHTLELGLKGNAIDHPATILATVEETKLSCDLQPGSAKTYPLGEIQIENAGYVRVDLQLAPAAGGNPSGSAQITDLVVTSDDADLQLDYVKTNDGNMFYWGRRGPSVHLSYRLPRGTDLTYAYSEIMVPVGEDQMGTYFMANGFGEGYFGMQVNSPTERKVLFSIWSPFRTDNPNDIPDEDRVETLAKGDGVIAKDFGNEGSGGQSFFVYPWEAGKTYRFLTEVKPDGDGNTLYTSWFGDKAKNEWRLVATFRRPKTDKHLTGFHSFLENFSAEQGHLQRSAHYGNQWVCDVNGKWHEITRAKFTGDNTARGRHRLDYAGGSQDDHFFLKNCGFFSETVDLDQTFERKSTAGQQPEINWDQLPR; this is encoded by the coding sequence ATGATTTCCCGACCTGTCTTTCAACCGCTCCTGATCAGCCTTGTCACACTCCTGACCTCGCAGGGACTCTCCTCCGCGAAAGAGTGGTCCGTGCCAGTGGGGGGCAACGCGTTCCGCACGCAGCCTGAACCCGGCGGCCGATCGATGCGACGCGGTGGCTCGCTACGACTCCGCGATTCGAGCGAAGTCCACTCCGTCTACTTTCACGTCAATGACGCTCACACGCTCGAGCTAGGACTGAAAGGCAACGCGATCGATCACCCCGCGACAATCCTTGCAACCGTTGAGGAAACCAAGCTTTCCTGTGATCTGCAACCTGGATCCGCCAAGACCTACCCGCTCGGCGAAATTCAGATCGAGAATGCGGGCTACGTCCGGGTCGACCTGCAACTCGCGCCGGCAGCCGGTGGCAACCCTTCTGGATCCGCACAAATCACGGATCTGGTGGTGACATCCGACGACGCCGACCTACAACTCGACTATGTCAAAACGAACGATGGCAACATGTTCTACTGGGGACGCCGAGGTCCATCAGTCCACCTCTCCTACCGATTGCCACGAGGCACGGACCTGACCTACGCCTACAGCGAGATCATGGTCCCCGTCGGCGAAGACCAAATGGGCACCTACTTCATGGCCAACGGTTTTGGCGAAGGCTACTTCGGCATGCAGGTCAACAGCCCCACCGAACGCAAAGTCCTGTTCTCCATCTGGAGTCCTTTCCGCACGGACAACCCCAACGACATTCCTGACGAAGACCGAGTCGAGACGCTTGCAAAAGGCGACGGTGTGATCGCCAAGGACTTTGGCAACGAAGGATCCGGCGGGCAAAGCTTCTTTGTCTACCCATGGGAAGCCGGCAAGACATACCGTTTCCTGACCGAAGTCAAACCCGATGGCGACGGCAACACGCTGTACACATCTTGGTTCGGTGATAAAGCGAAGAACGAATGGCGTTTGGTAGCGACCTTCCGACGCCCCAAGACAGACAAGCACCTGACCGGCTTCCACTCCTTCCTTGAAAACTTCTCAGCAGAACAAGGCCATCTGCAACGATCGGCTCACTACGGCAACCAATGGGTTTGCGATGTGAACGGCAAGTGGCACGAAATCACACGAGCCAAATTCACGGGTGACAACACCGCTCGCGGTCGTCATCGACTGGACTATGCCGGCGGAAGCCAAGACGACCACTTTTTCTTGAAGAACTGTGGCTTCTTCTCGGAGACCGTTGATCTGGATCAAACTTTCGAACGAAAGTCCACCGCAGGCCAGCAGCCTGAAATCAACTGGGATCAGTTGCCACGCTGA
- a CDS encoding peptidylprolyl isomerase — MATASARHILVETEEACQDLKDQIEKGQDFGAIAAEFSSCPSGKSGGALGTFSPGQMVKEFDEVVFSGELGKVHGPVKTQFGYHLIEITQRVD; from the coding sequence ATGGCCACCGCAAGTGCACGACATATCCTCGTTGAAACCGAAGAAGCCTGTCAGGATCTGAAGGATCAGATCGAAAAAGGACAGGATTTCGGTGCCATCGCCGCTGAGTTTTCCTCGTGCCCGTCCGGCAAATCCGGTGGAGCGTTGGGAACGTTCAGTCCTGGCCAAATGGTCAAAGAGTTTGACGAAGTGGTCTTCAGCGGTGAACTGGGCAAGGTTCACGGTCCCGTCAAGACTCAGTTCGGCTACCACTTGATCGAGATCACGCAGCGCGTCGATTGA
- a CDS encoding AlkZ-related protein, with translation MIKTFGQAYKFVLKSKVCTVFGSKNSPYPSLWDNTDLSEDKPKAGGWSPKVTAVWDWKTRIPQTYPAEVFYGKVRGGDAVLMEMQHFREVHYAEAYQPVHELDVLCQEIFELIRLEADYTGPLRKRAIERLACTKSQFDTALKKLQISLNIVRSNDPKMKNDFWLPMREVHLEVVQQHEA, from the coding sequence ATGATCAAGACGTTTGGACAGGCCTATAAGTTTGTGCTGAAGAGCAAGGTTTGCACCGTCTTCGGCAGCAAGAACTCGCCGTACCCGTCGTTGTGGGACAACACCGATTTGTCGGAAGACAAACCCAAGGCGGGTGGTTGGAGCCCCAAGGTGACGGCCGTCTGGGATTGGAAGACTCGCATCCCGCAAACCTATCCCGCGGAAGTTTTCTACGGGAAGGTGCGCGGCGGGGACGCCGTGTTGATGGAGATGCAGCACTTTCGTGAGGTGCATTACGCGGAGGCGTACCAGCCCGTCCACGAATTGGATGTCCTCTGCCAAGAAATCTTTGAGCTGATTCGTTTGGAAGCGGATTACACCGGACCGCTTCGCAAGCGTGCCATCGAGCGATTGGCGTGCACGAAGAGCCAATTCGACACGGCACTCAAAAAACTGCAAATCAGTTTGAACATCGTGCGCTCCAATGACCCGAAGATGAAAAACGATTTCTGGCTGCCGATGCGAGAGGTTCATCTCGAGGTCGTGCAGCAGCACGAGGCGTAG
- a CDS encoding type III PLP-dependent enzyme, translating into MIASTILRAPNARTAQPNLSFDLAKELAEKHGTPLLVVSRSKAIETYWAMKNALPGVDLYYAAKANPDLNFLSTLNGENAFIDVCSPGELHAALAAGFTPDRMLHTHPCKTDANLWECAQAGVNWFVFDNAIEAEKIRRLTPDVNLLLRLATTGASSRINLSAKFGCPMHEAMELLATAKAKGLNVRGFSFHVGSQCLNPHDYVEVLRSVREVWDEATQAGHHLEVLDIGGGFPAPYREDAPSIETFGEVITNGLREMFGDLPIRLIAEPGRGLCTESVTLITRVIGKNRRWDLPWFFLDDGIYGSFSGKVFDHTDFPLLVENDGSRETVPCVVAGPTCDSTDIVSRDQWLPDLEVGELVLVPSMGAYAAASASPFNGLPMANSVAID; encoded by the coding sequence ATGATCGCATCGACCATTCTGCGCGCACCCAACGCCCGAACGGCTCAGCCGAACCTTTCCTTTGACCTCGCCAAAGAGCTCGCTGAAAAACACGGCACACCTTTGCTGGTGGTGTCACGATCCAAAGCCATCGAAACCTACTGGGCAATGAAGAACGCCCTGCCAGGTGTTGATCTTTACTATGCGGCGAAAGCCAATCCCGACCTGAACTTCTTGTCGACGCTCAACGGCGAAAACGCATTCATTGACGTCTGCTCACCAGGCGAATTGCACGCGGCACTGGCGGCCGGCTTCACGCCCGATCGGATGCTGCACACTCACCCATGCAAGACCGATGCAAACCTATGGGAATGCGCACAAGCCGGTGTGAACTGGTTCGTTTTCGACAACGCGATCGAAGCGGAAAAGATCCGCCGACTGACCCCGGACGTGAACCTGTTGTTGCGTTTGGCGACCACGGGAGCTTCCAGCCGTATCAACCTGTCGGCGAAGTTTGGTTGCCCGATGCACGAAGCGATGGAACTCCTGGCAACGGCGAAAGCCAAAGGCCTGAACGTTCGCGGGTTCTCGTTCCATGTCGGCAGCCAGTGCCTCAACCCGCATGACTATGTCGAAGTCCTTCGCAGCGTTCGTGAAGTCTGGGACGAGGCCACTCAGGCCGGACACCACCTGGAAGTTCTCGACATTGGTGGCGGCTTCCCTGCCCCGTATCGCGAAGACGCTCCTTCGATTGAAACCTTCGGTGAAGTCATCACCAACGGGCTGCGAGAGATGTTTGGCGATTTGCCGATTCGTTTGATCGCTGAACCGGGTCGTGGACTGTGCACCGAAAGCGTCACGCTGATCACTCGCGTGATCGGCAAGAACCGTCGCTGGGACCTGCCTTGGTTCTTCCTGGACGATGGCATCTACGGTTCGTTCTCAGGCAAAGTCTTCGACCACACGGACTTCCCGTTGCTGGTCGAAAACGATGGTTCACGGGAGACCGTCCCCTGCGTGGTGGCGGGACCCACCTGCGACTCCACCGACATCGTTTCGCGTGATCAGTGGCTTCCTGACTTGGAAGTCGGTGAATTGGTCTTGGTTCCATCGATGGGTGCCTACGCTGCCGCCAGCGCATCGCCTTTCAATGGATTGCCGATGGCCAACAGCGTCGCCATCGACTGA
- a CDS encoding Fur family transcriptional regulator: MSSVPESLERLEVALTPQERFEEYLQSKGQRQTKPRKFLVEKIFSQHAHFDADELIEKLPRKGEPNYVSSATVYRSLREFVDAGLLNCFQLDGRTVYELDYGYPPHDHLYCTRCRKLIEFRSEELIATRDEAAAKHGFRVSGHRMLVSGVCRECGKNRRKKRKQDLV, from the coding sequence GTGTCTTCGGTTCCCGAATCTCTTGAACGTCTCGAGGTGGCTTTGACCCCTCAAGAGCGTTTTGAGGAGTATTTGCAGAGCAAAGGCCAGCGACAGACGAAGCCTCGTAAGTTTCTCGTCGAGAAGATTTTCTCTCAGCACGCCCACTTTGATGCCGATGAGCTGATCGAGAAGTTGCCGCGCAAGGGCGAGCCCAACTACGTCAGCTCAGCGACGGTGTATCGATCGCTGCGGGAATTTGTGGACGCAGGGTTGCTGAATTGCTTTCAGCTCGATGGCCGCACGGTTTACGAACTGGATTACGGCTACCCGCCCCACGATCACCTGTACTGCACGCGTTGCCGCAAATTGATTGAGTTTCGCAGCGAGGAACTGATTGCGACCCGAGACGAAGCGGCCGCAAAACACGGTTTTCGCGTTTCTGGCCACCGGATGCTGGTCAGTGGCGTTTGCCGCGAATGCGGGAAGAACCGACGCAAAAAACGCAAGCAAGACTTGGTTTGA
- a CDS encoding acyl-CoA thioesterase: protein MNDSASDGAPIQRAPVYQTQRRVEFRDTDAAGIVHFSAFFPMMEAAEHEFLRSVGIPVMPHHESEERLTWPRVAASCDFHGPARFEDILQIDVHVDRIGQSSISYRFELTCEGRRIATGKITAVCCDLQAGGKLVKTNVPDDLRHRLSGPQND, encoded by the coding sequence GTGAACGATTCTGCCTCTGACGGAGCCCCGATCCAACGGGCTCCGGTCTATCAGACCCAACGTCGCGTCGAGTTTCGAGACACCGATGCGGCTGGAATCGTCCACTTTTCGGCCTTCTTCCCGATGATGGAAGCGGCCGAACATGAGTTCCTGCGTTCGGTCGGCATCCCCGTGATGCCGCACCATGAATCCGAGGAACGCCTGACTTGGCCCCGAGTCGCCGCCAGTTGCGACTTTCACGGCCCCGCCCGATTTGAAGACATCCTGCAAATTGATGTGCACGTCGACCGAATCGGTCAGTCCAGTATCAGCTATCGGTTCGAATTGACATGCGAAGGCCGACGCATCGCCACCGGCAAGATCACCGCCGTGTGCTGCGACCTGCAAGCGGGCGGCAAACTGGTCAAAACCAACGTGCCCGATGACCTTCGCCACCGATTGTCCGGCCCCCAAAACGACTGA
- the rpsR gene encoding 30S ribosomal protein S18, with the protein MPPRPMSTRSRARKRSRVRSRTRRKDPIFVDGHRPRPMYVDYKDLELLSKMVNRQGRIMGRRKSGCTAASQHAVTSAIKRARFMALLPYVGE; encoded by the coding sequence ATGCCTCCACGTCCAATGAGCACGCGTAGCCGTGCCCGCAAACGCTCCCGAGTCCGCAGCCGTACGCGCCGCAAGGACCCCATCTTCGTCGATGGCCATCGTCCGCGTCCGATGTACGTTGACTACAAGGACCTCGAATTGCTGTCCAAGATGGTCAACCGTCAAGGACGCATCATGGGCCGTCGCAAGAGTGGTTGTACCGCTGCCAGCCAACACGCTGTCACGTCGGCCATCAAACGCGCCCGCTTCATGGCCCTGTTGCCATACGTCGGCGAATAG
- the nadD gene encoding nicotinate (nicotinamide) nucleotide adenylyltransferase: protein MRRFKRETIESHSVSAAETTPPSNHGIGILGGSFDPVHVGHLWMAESALEQLPIEHVRWIPTATSPLKPHGPVASNEHRLQMLRLALSGQTGHVVDDWELRQDSVSYTLLTLEHLQEQFPDRPLHLIIGADSLASFDRWREPEQILKRCHLAVIARGGDPPPDYSILNEMTDESQIQTIREAQIQMPQIEISSSDLRRRVASGRSIRFQVPHPVRTLIDQEKLYQAE, encoded by the coding sequence TTGCGTCGATTCAAGCGAGAAACCATTGAAAGTCATTCCGTGTCCGCAGCTGAAACCACCCCTCCATCAAATCACGGCATCGGGATTCTGGGTGGGTCATTCGACCCCGTTCACGTCGGGCATCTGTGGATGGCTGAATCGGCGCTGGAACAATTGCCGATTGAACACGTCCGCTGGATCCCGACGGCCACCAGCCCGCTCAAACCCCACGGCCCGGTGGCCAGCAACGAGCACCGCCTGCAGATGCTGCGGTTGGCACTCAGCGGACAGACTGGGCACGTCGTCGACGACTGGGAACTCCGGCAGGACAGCGTCAGCTACACCCTGCTGACGCTGGAACACCTCCAGGAACAGTTTCCAGACCGCCCGCTGCACCTGATCATCGGGGCCGATTCGCTGGCCTCGTTCGATCGCTGGCGCGAACCCGAGCAAATTCTCAAACGGTGCCATCTGGCTGTGATCGCTCGCGGGGGGGACCCTCCGCCGGACTACTCCATTTTGAATGAAATGACCGACGAATCGCAAATTCAAACGATTCGTGAGGCCCAGATCCAGATGCCCCAGATCGAAATCAGCAGCAGCGATCTTCGCCGGCGAGTCGCTTCTGGACGGAGCATCCGATTTCAGGTCCCGCACCCTGTGAGGACTCTGATCGACCAAGAAAAGCTTTATCAGGCAGAATAG
- a CDS encoding thioredoxin family protein, with product MVPDQSQGAAKGSFRGRRIGLMFTNMVCMLLVCMLFASHRAFAQDTANADGLKGLDLNGRLIRLGQSNETKAVAVVFLSTHCPISNGYLPLLNGYASEYGTQGIELVGVISDPSVTRSDAKKHSVDYRVQFPVLFDGSGELRLALSPTHTPQAMLLRPTGEVLYNGAIDDRHVQVGRKKDHAAKSYLRDAIRAVIARRRVDVPQTKPIGCLLEDPPNKAIEGAVTYTRDVAPVIQANCVGCHCTNGSAPFSLLTYDDVSGHANQILEVTHSRFMPPWKPAAGFTRFQDELRLTNHEMSLLNVWVRDGKPAGDPKDLPAPMPPSNGWPLGEPDMVLEMSETFSVPSSGPDIRQYFVIPTGLKEHRLVNAIDFHPGTPQSVHHASFFLDTQRKGRRLDQSDPAPGYSSFGGPRFEPEGTLSSWFPGMSPRPLPEGMGRLVPKGSDIVAEIHYVTTGKPHQDRSKIGLYFAPPSARKMVAEIQVGNKRIRIPPGADHHLQRATYTLPVDTVLLDTVPHMHLFGREMKVWSKSPDGETKPLLWIKDWDFNWQGKYSFAEPVRLKKGTILHVDAWYDNSANNPLNPNSPPKPVSWGADSTDEMLICHFQCTCETMGELNELIRHQKKHIADRQ from the coding sequence ATGGTTCCCGATCAAAGCCAAGGGGCCGCGAAAGGTTCGTTTCGCGGTCGACGCATTGGTTTGATGTTCACGAACATGGTTTGCATGCTCTTGGTTTGCATGCTTTTCGCTTCCCATCGAGCGTTTGCTCAAGACACCGCGAATGCTGATGGGCTGAAAGGTCTCGACCTGAATGGTCGGTTGATTCGACTGGGGCAGTCCAACGAAACCAAGGCCGTCGCGGTCGTCTTCTTGTCCACGCATTGTCCGATCAGCAACGGTTATCTGCCGTTGCTCAATGGCTACGCATCGGAATACGGCACCCAAGGGATCGAGTTGGTCGGTGTGATTTCCGATCCGTCCGTGACACGATCGGACGCGAAGAAGCACAGCGTCGATTATCGAGTTCAGTTTCCGGTGCTCTTTGACGGTTCAGGCGAATTGCGATTGGCTCTCTCGCCGACCCATACGCCCCAAGCGATGTTGCTTCGCCCGACCGGCGAGGTGCTTTACAACGGTGCGATTGACGATCGGCATGTCCAAGTTGGTCGCAAGAAAGATCACGCCGCCAAGTCTTATTTGCGAGATGCAATCCGCGCAGTCATCGCTCGACGTCGGGTGGATGTGCCGCAGACCAAACCCATCGGTTGTTTGTTAGAGGATCCACCGAACAAAGCAATCGAAGGCGCGGTGACCTACACTCGCGATGTCGCACCGGTGATTCAAGCAAACTGCGTGGGGTGTCATTGCACCAACGGGTCGGCTCCGTTTTCGTTGTTGACGTACGACGACGTCAGTGGCCATGCCAACCAAATTCTGGAGGTGACGCATTCGCGTTTCATGCCGCCATGGAAGCCGGCCGCCGGGTTCACGCGTTTCCAAGATGAGCTGCGATTGACCAACCACGAAATGTCATTGTTGAACGTTTGGGTTCGCGACGGCAAACCGGCCGGTGACCCGAAGGATCTTCCGGCCCCCATGCCACCATCGAATGGCTGGCCACTGGGTGAACCGGATATGGTTTTGGAAATGAGCGAGACGTTCTCAGTCCCCTCCAGCGGTCCCGACATTCGGCAGTACTTCGTCATCCCAACTGGCTTGAAGGAACACCGTTTGGTCAACGCGATCGACTTTCATCCGGGGACACCTCAATCCGTTCATCACGCCAGTTTCTTTCTGGACACCCAACGAAAGGGGCGGCGACTGGACCAATCGGATCCGGCGCCGGGCTACTCCAGTTTTGGTGGACCACGCTTTGAACCCGAAGGAACGCTGAGCAGTTGGTTCCCGGGAATGAGCCCGCGACCATTGCCCGAAGGAATGGGACGTTTGGTTCCAAAGGGCAGCGACATCGTGGCGGAGATCCACTACGTCACGACCGGCAAACCGCATCAAGATCGATCGAAGATCGGCCTGTACTTTGCGCCGCCGTCGGCCAGAAAAATGGTCGCCGAAATACAGGTGGGCAACAAGCGAATCCGCATCCCACCGGGTGCGGACCATCACTTGCAACGTGCGACATACACGCTGCCCGTTGACACCGTGTTGCTGGACACGGTGCCACACATGCATCTCTTTGGCCGCGAGATGAAAGTTTGGTCGAAATCCCCTGATGGCGAGACCAAGCCGTTGTTGTGGATCAAAGACTGGGATTTCAATTGGCAAGGCAAGTACTCGTTTGCCGAACCCGTGCGATTGAAAAAGGGAACGATCCTTCACGTGGATGCTTGGTATGACAATTCAGCCAACAACCCGCTGAACCCGAACTCGCCACCCAAGCCGGTTTCGTGGGGCGCCGATTCAACCGACGAAATGTTGATCTGTCATTTCCAATGCACCTGCGAGACGATGGGTGAACTGAACGAATTGATTCGGCACCAAAAGAAACACATCGCCGATCGACAATAA
- a CDS encoding BON domain-containing protein produces MGDAKGSTITLSGEVENVCQRARAEKVVSRVRGVTKLDNKIQIETKTKPTDDAMARTIGDRWKRNRITLSQRLIHSVGKGVAELLILSNIRERTPAMRTTASRHDQDQQVSTLRFFGPIGGRFVSLPRLRGTLRDPRLPSFTASRWMSCAEVAWILGATRPLILAGDG; encoded by the coding sequence ATGGGTGATGCGAAGGGATCGACAATCACTTTGTCAGGCGAAGTCGAAAACGTTTGCCAGCGTGCCCGTGCTGAAAAGGTGGTGAGTCGAGTGCGTGGCGTCACAAAACTGGACAACAAGATTCAGATTGAGACAAAGACCAAGCCAACCGACGATGCAATGGCAAGGACAATCGGCGACCGCTGGAAGCGAAACAGGATCACCCTTTCTCAACGACTGATTCATAGCGTTGGAAAGGGAGTCGCCGAGCTGTTGATTTTATCCAACATCAGGGAGCGAACTCCCGCCATGCGAACAACAGCGTCGCGACACGACCAGGATCAACAGGTTTCCACGCTCAGGTTCTTTGGCCCCATCGGGGGCAGGTTTGTGAGTTTGCCTCGGCTCCGGGGGACGCTGCGCGACCCCCGGTTACCGTCTTTCACCGCTTCGCGGTGGATGTCATGCGCTGAGGTGGCCTGGATTTTGGGGGCCACGCGTCCTCTTATTTTAGCAGGGGACGGTTGA
- a CDS encoding IS3 family transposase, with protein MSQLYSAAASIIRDGTASQREVGEILGFSRSAFQRFQSEPPSQREQSDMDVLPMVITTFHRHRRRYGARRIAADLKLQGVAIGRERVAKLLQIAGLSALQPKSFKPRTTESRHTLGYNENLLLERPEPTSVNRLWVGDITYIPIVRTGFAYMATLMDRFSRRIIGWSLEMDMTESLVIKTLQKAIRSRQPSRDLIHHTDRGGQYASKKYRAIIQRSSMRQSMSRAGDCYDNAFMESCFGTIKTELQMTEYENYREALSELTEFIAYYNTSRLHSSLGYLSPTRFESTVPC; from the coding sequence GTGAGCCAGCTCTACTCAGCAGCGGCAAGCATCATTCGCGATGGCACTGCATCGCAACGAGAAGTCGGCGAGATTCTCGGTTTCTCGCGATCCGCGTTTCAACGATTTCAAAGCGAACCTCCAAGCCAAAGAGAACAGAGCGACATGGATGTCTTGCCAATGGTGATCACCACGTTTCATCGACACCGCAGACGCTACGGTGCCCGACGGATCGCTGCAGACCTGAAGCTACAAGGAGTTGCAATCGGACGTGAAAGGGTCGCCAAACTACTGCAAATTGCGGGGCTATCGGCGTTGCAGCCGAAATCGTTCAAGCCGCGAACGACCGAAAGTCGGCACACGCTGGGCTACAATGAGAACTTGTTGCTTGAGCGGCCTGAGCCAACGAGTGTCAATCGTTTGTGGGTAGGCGACATCACCTACATCCCGATCGTACGAACCGGATTCGCTTACATGGCGACCCTCATGGATCGCTTTTCCAGACGGATCATCGGCTGGTCTTTGGAAATGGATATGACCGAGAGCCTCGTGATCAAGACGCTTCAAAAGGCGATTCGAAGTCGACAGCCTTCAAGAGATCTCATCCACCACACCGATCGAGGCGGTCAGTACGCAAGCAAGAAATATCGTGCAATCATCCAACGAAGTTCGATGCGTCAAAGCATGAGCCGAGCTGGCGACTGCTATGACAACGCGTTTATGGAATCTTGCTTTGGAACGATCAAGACAGAGCTGCAAATGACCGAGTATGAAAACTATCGCGAGGCGTTGAGTGAACTGACTGAGTTCATTGCCTACTACAACACATCGCGACTTCATTCATCGCTCGGCTATCTCTCGCCGACCCGATTCGAATCAACCGTCCCCTGCTAA
- a CDS encoding transposase, which yields MPRKTKPSANPERRTYTDEFKRDAVAMLLDGHSATSIVERLGISGTNLLYRWKKQQVESAGPVGEVLDSRVVELEAELRRVERERDVLKKALIIFGRNE from the coding sequence ATGCCACGAAAGACCAAGCCTTCAGCTAATCCTGAACGACGTACTTACACCGACGAATTCAAACGTGATGCAGTTGCCATGCTGCTCGATGGTCACTCGGCGACATCGATCGTTGAGCGACTGGGGATCTCCGGAACGAACCTGCTTTACCGCTGGAAGAAGCAACAAGTTGAGTCGGCCGGGCCGGTTGGCGAGGTGCTCGATAGCCGCGTCGTCGAACTCGAGGCAGAGCTGCGACGAGTCGAGCGTGAACGCGACGTTTTAAAAAAAGCTTTGATCATTTTCGGCCGAAACGAGTGA